The nucleotide window TTAAGCTAAAATTATTTTTGGATAGATGCTACTACGCCAGCGCCTACAGTACGGCCACCCTCACGGATAGAGAATTTAGTACCTTCTTCTAAAGCGATTGGAGCGATTAATTCAACAGTCATTTCGATGTTGTCGCCAGGCATAACCATTTCTACGCCTTCTGGTAACATGCAGATACCAGTTACGTCAGTTGTACGGAAGTAGAACTGAGGACGGTAGTTAGAGAAGAATGGAGTGTGACGTCCACCCTCTTCTTTTGATAATACATAAACTTCAGCTTTGAAGTTAGTGTGTGGAGTGATTGAACCTGGTTTAGCTAATACTTGACCACGTTGGATATCTTCACGAGCAATACCACGTAATAAAGCACCGATGTTGTCACCAGCTTCAGCGTAATCTAATAATTTACGGAACATTTCTACACCAGTTACAGTTGTAGTTTTAGCTTCTTCTTCGATACCGATAACTTCTACAACGTCACCAACTTTAACTTGACCACGTTCAACACGGCCAGTTGCTACTGTACCACGACCAGTGATAGAGAATACGTCCTCTACTGGCATCATGAATGGTTTGTCAGTTTGACGTTCTGGAGTTGGGATGTAAGAATCTACAGCGTCCATTAATTCAACGATTTTTTCTTCCCATTCTGCTTCGCCTTCTAAAGCTTTTAATGCAGAACCTTTGATTACTGGAACATCGTCGCCTGGGAAGTCATATTCAGATAGTAAGTCACGGATTTCCATTTCTACTAACTCTAATAATTCTTCGTCGTCAACCATATCACATTTGTTCATGAATACTACTAAGTAAGGAACACCTACTTGTTTAGAAAGTAAGATGTGCTCACGAGTTTGTGGCATTGGACCGTCAGCAGCAGATACTACTAAGATACCGCCGTCCATTTGTGCAGCACCAGTGATCATGTTTTTAACATAGTCAGCGTGACCTGGGCAGTCAACGTGTGCATAGTGACGAGTTGCAGTTTCATACTCTACGTGAGATGTATTGATTGTGATACCGCGCTCTTTTTCTTCTGGAGCGTTGTCGATGTCAGCGTAAGATTTAGCTGAACCACCCATTTTTTTAGAAAGAACTGTTGCGATAGCAGCAGTTAAAGTTGTTTTACCATGGTCAACGTGTCCGATTGTACCAACGTTAGCATGCGTTTTTGAACGGTCAAATTTTTCTTTAGCCATTAGAAAATGCCTCCTCAGAGATATGTTTTATTTTTTTTAAAATTATTTATTCTAAGATGCCGACTATAAACGGGCCCCATCTATAGTCAGTCAATCATAGCTTACAAATTATTTATACTTGATGCAAGGTGAAATTTCAATTATTCACCTTTATTTTTTTTGATGATATCTTCTGCAATTGATTTTGGTACTTCTTCATAGTGATCGAACACCATTGAGAATACACCGCGACCTTGAGTTGCAGAACGTAAAGTTGTAGCATATCCGAACATTTCAGATAGTGGAACCATAGCACGTACTACTTGAGAGTTACCACGAGCTTCCATACCCTCTACGCGACCGCGACGAGCAGTAATGTTACCCATAATATCACCAAGGTACTCTTCTGGAATTACAACTTCTACTTTCATCATTGGCTCTAAGATAACTGGGTTACATTTTTTAGCTGCTTCTTTTAATGCCATAGATGCAGCGATTTTGAACGCCATTTCACTTGAGTCAACGTCATGGTAAGAACCGAATACTAATTTCGCTTTAATGTCGATTAGTGGGTAACCAGCAACAACACCACGGTCAAGAGAGTCACGTAGACCCGCTTCTACTGCAGGGATGTATTCACGAGGTACAACACCACCAACGATAGCGTTTTCGAATTCGAAACCTTTACCCTCTTCGTTTGGAGAGAACTCGATCGTTACGTCACCGTATTGACCGCGACCACCAGATTGACGAGAGAATTTACCTTGAACTTTAGCTTCGCTACGGAATGTTTCACGGTAAGATACCATTGGAGCACCCACGTTAGCTTCTACTTTAAATTCACGTTTCATACGGTCAACTAAGATATCAAGGTGAAGTTCACCCATACCAGAGATGATTGTTTGACCTGTTTCAGTGTCAGTATGAGCACGGAATGTTGGATCTTCTTCTTGTAGTTTTTGTAAAGCTTGACCCATTTTATCTTGGTCAGCTTTAGATTTTGGTTCTACAGAAAGAGAGATTACTGGCTCTGGGAAGTCCATTGACTCTAAGATAACAAGGTTTTTCTCATCACATAGAGTATCACCTGTTGTAGTATCTTTAAGACCTACAGCAGCAGCGATGTCACCAGAATATACTTTTGCGATCTCTTCACGAGAGTTAGCGTGCA belongs to Solibacillus sp. FSL W7-1436 and includes:
- the tuf gene encoding elongation factor Tu, giving the protein MAKEKFDRSKTHANVGTIGHVDHGKTTLTAAIATVLSKKMGGSAKSYADIDNAPEEKERGITINTSHVEYETATRHYAHVDCPGHADYVKNMITGAAQMDGGILVVSAADGPMPQTREHILLSKQVGVPYLVVFMNKCDMVDDEELLELVEMEIRDLLSEYDFPGDDVPVIKGSALKALEGEAEWEEKIVELMDAVDSYIPTPERQTDKPFMMPVEDVFSITGRGTVATGRVERGQVKVGDVVEVIGIEEEAKTTTVTGVEMFRKLLDYAEAGDNIGALLRGIAREDIQRGQVLAKPGSITPHTNFKAEVYVLSKEEGGRHTPFFSNYRPQFYFRTTDVTGICMLPEGVEMVMPGDNIEMTVELIAPIALEEGTKFSIREGGRTVGAGVVASIQK